The following are encoded together in the Callithrix jacchus isolate 240 chromosome 19, calJac240_pri, whole genome shotgun sequence genome:
- the G0S2 gene encoding G0/G1 switch protein 2: METVQELIPLAKELMAHKRKGKLVKLYVLGSVLALLGVVLGLMETVCSPFTAASRLRDEEAAVAELQAARERQALQKQALQEKGKQHDAILCGRALSNRQHAS; this comes from the coding sequence ATGGAAACGGTCCAGGAGCTGATCCCCCTGGCCAAGGAGTTGATGGCCCACAAGCGCAAGGGGAAGCTGGTGAAGCTGTACGTGCTGGGCAGCGTGCTGGCCCTCCTCGGTGTGGTGCTCGGCCTGATGGAGACTGTGTGCAGCCCCTTCACGGCCGCCAGCCGTCTGCGGGACGAGGAGGCAGCCGTAGCGGAGCTGCAGGCCGCCCGGGAGAGACAGGCTCTCCAGAAGCAAGCCCTGCAGGAGAAAGGCAAGCAGCACGACGCCATCCTCTGCGGCAGGGCCCTCTCCAACCGGCAGCACGCCTCCTAG